One genomic region from Sphingobacterium sp. UGAL515B_05 encodes:
- a CDS encoding dihydrodipicolinate synthase family protein, which produces MAQFKWEGIYPAMLSPFDENGNLDFDMFGKNIEAQLDGGVHGLIIAGSLGEASVLSTEEKYDLLTYALKLVNGRVPVLLNIAENTTAAAIKVAQTSEELGADGLMLLPPMRYRADDREAVAYFRAVAQSTKLPILIYNNPVDYSTYVSLDMFEELLLEPNIQAVKESTRDLTNITRLKNRFGDRLKIMAGVDTLGLESLMLGADGLVAGLVDAFPRETVAMYDLVKAGEYSKAVEIYRWFMPLLELDIHPKLVQYIKLAATAEGISTPYTRAPRLPLIGEEEQRVKKIIADSIATRPQL; this is translated from the coding sequence ATGGCACAATTTAAATGGGAAGGAATTTATCCTGCAATGTTATCACCATTTGATGAAAATGGAAATTTGGATTTTGATATGTTTGGTAAAAACATTGAAGCACAATTGGATGGAGGTGTTCACGGTTTGATTATCGCTGGATCATTGGGTGAAGCAAGTGTTTTGAGTACAGAAGAAAAGTATGATTTATTGACATATGCGTTGAAACTTGTTAATGGACGTGTACCGGTGTTGCTAAATATTGCCGAAAATACAACTGCTGCAGCGATCAAAGTGGCCCAGACTAGTGAAGAATTGGGCGCAGATGGTTTGATGTTATTGCCACCGATGCGCTATAGAGCTGATGATAGAGAAGCGGTCGCTTATTTTCGTGCTGTTGCACAAAGCACCAAATTGCCAATCTTAATCTATAACAACCCTGTTGACTATAGTACTTATGTATCGCTGGATATGTTTGAGGAACTCTTATTGGAACCAAATATTCAGGCAGTGAAAGAGTCTACACGAGATTTAACAAATATCACGCGTTTGAAAAATCGTTTTGGTGATCGATTAAAGATTATGGCTGGTGTAGATACGTTGGGGCTTGAGTCTTTGATGTTAGGGGCTGATGGTTTAGTTGCTGGACTGGTCGACGCATTTCCAAGAGAAACTGTGGCCATGTACGATCTTGTAAAGGCTGGCGAGTACAGTAAAGCTGTAGAAATATACCGTTGGTTTATGCCTTTATTGGAATTGGATATTCATCCTAAATTGGTCCAATATATTAAATTGGCGGCGACAGCAGAAGGAATTTCAACACCTTATACACGCGCTCCCAGATTGCCATTGATCGGCGAGGAAGAACAACGTGTTAAAAAAATTATTGCAGATTCAATCGCAACTAGACCACAATTATAG
- a CDS encoding CusA/CzcA family heavy metal efflux RND transporter — protein sequence MKKVVQNIVSFSLKHSLVVLFFTLALLFGGIYAYLHTPIEAFPDVTNTRVRIITQWPGRSAEEIEKFVTLPVTKEMNTIPKKTDVRSISLFGLSVVTIQFEDGVADFYAQQYAGNKMRSIDLPEGAESSIEPPSGATGEIFRYVIKSNLPIKEVSAIQDWVIERELVGVPGVADVVSFGGEEKIYEIKINPTELANYNLSPLDVYEAVSRSNINVGGDVIQKGNQAYVVRGVGLLDKIDDIGNILIKVVGNTPILVKHVAEIELGAKPRLGQVGLNQEDDLVQGIVIMLRGENPSAVVTKLKEKIAELNERILPANVKIEPVIDRTKLVNNTVHTVSKNLIEGVLLVSIIVFIFLNNWKTTFIVASVIPLAFLFAIICLKIQGLPANLISMGALDFGLLLEGTLVIVETVFVSLEKEAHRLGTERFNKISKLGIIKKSAGSVAGYIFFALLILIVALTPIFSFQKVEGKMFSPLAFTLGYALLGSLILSLTYVPAMCKYLLKKNIKEDENKITKVSRNAIFKGFRKAFDHPKWTLSIFIAALLVCIFRFSHYGSEFLPKLNEGAIYVRATLPNSVNLEESVKLTKTMKAKLMKQFDEIDFIMTQTGRPNDGTDPTGFFNIEFNIELKPEGEWKRKLSKEKLISQMRDSLQTFPGINFGFSQPIQDNVEEYVAGVKSPLVIKIFGENLQDLENKANKFAESLKKVNGITDINVFKNIGLPELRIQLHDSKMAKYGVSTKDVQSVIEMTIGGQSVTHFYENERIFDVRLRFQKSYRDNPEKIGNIIIPTMNDQKVPLREIATIDYHTGPAFIYREGNSRYIGVGFNIEGRDLGSTITDAKKQIEKDVKLPKSYKVVWAGEFESKERATKQLMNVVPISLILILLLLYANFGNVKDTLISSLTLAFAFIGGFVSLWVTGTTFGISAGIGFIILFGVATIDGIVLIGIMKENLLNKMSLKPAIYEAVKSRIRPILMIALMGAMGLLPAALSNGMGSEIQKPLAIMIVGGLIICMILSFSVLPIVFYFSYKKESRD from the coding sequence ATGAAGAAAGTTGTACAAAATATTGTTTCATTCTCATTGAAACATTCCTTGGTTGTCCTGTTTTTTACGCTGGCATTATTGTTCGGCGGGATATATGCCTACCTCCATACGCCGATTGAGGCTTTCCCGGATGTGACCAACACACGGGTCAGGATTATCACGCAGTGGCCCGGGCGCAGTGCTGAAGAAATAGAAAAGTTCGTTACACTGCCTGTTACAAAAGAAATGAATACCATTCCAAAGAAGACGGATGTAAGATCTATCTCTTTGTTTGGTCTATCTGTGGTAACAATTCAGTTTGAGGATGGGGTAGCGGATTTCTATGCGCAGCAATATGCGGGTAATAAGATGCGCTCCATTGATTTACCAGAAGGGGCCGAAAGCTCCATCGAACCACCATCTGGTGCGACAGGAGAAATTTTTCGTTATGTTATCAAGAGTAATCTTCCGATCAAGGAAGTCTCCGCTATTCAGGATTGGGTGATTGAACGGGAGCTTGTCGGTGTGCCCGGCGTGGCGGATGTCGTCAGTTTCGGGGGCGAGGAAAAGATCTACGAAATAAAGATCAATCCAACAGAATTGGCCAATTATAACCTATCGCCACTGGATGTTTATGAAGCCGTTTCGCGTTCGAATATCAATGTGGGGGGCGATGTGATCCAGAAAGGAAATCAAGCCTATGTTGTGCGTGGGGTAGGCCTATTGGATAAGATTGATGATATCGGTAATATTTTGATCAAGGTGGTCGGCAATACACCGATTTTAGTCAAGCATGTAGCCGAAATCGAACTGGGGGCAAAACCGCGACTTGGGCAGGTGGGACTCAACCAGGAAGATGATCTTGTCCAGGGAATCGTCATTATGCTCAGGGGAGAAAATCCATCTGCAGTTGTGACAAAGTTAAAAGAAAAAATAGCGGAGCTGAATGAACGTATTTTACCTGCAAATGTCAAGATTGAACCCGTTATTGATCGCACAAAACTGGTAAATAATACCGTGCATACGGTTTCCAAAAACCTGATAGAAGGAGTTCTTCTGGTTTCGATTATTGTCTTTATCTTTTTAAACAATTGGAAGACAACCTTTATCGTTGCATCGGTGATCCCATTGGCCTTCCTATTTGCGATTATTTGTTTGAAAATACAGGGGCTCCCTGCAAATTTGATTTCCATGGGGGCATTGGACTTCGGATTGTTGCTCGAAGGAACGCTGGTCATCGTGGAGACTGTTTTTGTCTCTTTGGAAAAAGAGGCTCATCGGCTCGGGACGGAACGCTTTAATAAAATCTCCAAACTAGGAATCATTAAGAAAAGTGCCGGCTCTGTAGCAGGCTATATCTTTTTTGCCCTACTGATCTTGATTGTCGCATTGACGCCGATTTTCTCTTTTCAAAAGGTGGAAGGAAAGATGTTCTCACCGTTGGCTTTTACGCTCGGTTATGCCTTGTTGGGTTCCTTGATCCTGAGTTTGACCTATGTGCCCGCGATGTGTAAATACTTATTGAAAAAGAATATCAAAGAAGATGAGAATAAGATCACCAAGGTCAGCCGCAATGCCATTTTTAAAGGTTTTAGGAAAGCTTTCGACCATCCAAAATGGACATTGTCGATTTTTATTGCAGCTTTGCTCGTCTGTATTTTTCGGTTTAGCCATTATGGCTCAGAGTTTCTTCCGAAACTGAATGAAGGTGCAATTTATGTCCGCGCAACCTTACCCAATAGTGTCAACCTGGAGGAATCTGTGAAGCTGACCAAAACCATGAAAGCAAAATTGATGAAGCAATTTGACGAGATTGATTTTATCATGACGCAAACAGGCCGCCCCAATGATGGTACAGATCCAACCGGTTTTTTCAATATTGAATTCAATATTGAATTGAAACCCGAAGGCGAGTGGAAAAGAAAGCTGTCAAAAGAGAAATTGATCAGTCAGATGCGGGATAGTCTACAGACTTTTCCGGGAATAAATTTTGGTTTTAGCCAGCCGATCCAGGATAATGTAGAGGAGTACGTAGCTGGAGTAAAAAGTCCGCTGGTCATCAAAATTTTTGGTGAGAATTTGCAAGATTTAGAAAATAAAGCCAATAAGTTTGCCGAATCACTTAAAAAGGTGAACGGTATTACGGACATCAATGTTTTCAAAAATATCGGTTTGCCTGAACTAAGGATTCAGCTGCATGATTCAAAAATGGCCAAATATGGTGTTTCGACCAAGGATGTGCAATCTGTGATCGAAATGACTATCGGCGGGCAATCTGTGACACATTTCTATGAAAACGAACGCATCTTTGATGTACGTCTCCGCTTCCAAAAATCGTATCGTGATAATCCTGAGAAGATCGGAAATATCATCATTCCCACAATGAATGATCAGAAAGTACCGCTTCGGGAGATCGCAACAATAGATTATCATACCGGTCCGGCATTTATTTACAGAGAGGGCAATTCCCGTTATATCGGTGTTGGCTTCAACATTGAAGGGCGGGATTTGGGAAGTACAATTACAGATGCAAAAAAACAAATAGAAAAAGATGTTAAATTGCCCAAATCTTATAAGGTCGTGTGGGCCGGAGAATTCGAAAGCAAGGAACGGGCTACAAAACAGTTGATGAATGTTGTGCCAATTTCTCTTATTTTGATTTTACTCTTGCTGTATGCCAATTTTGGCAACGTCAAAGATACGTTGATCTCTTCGCTGACACTGGCATTTGCTTTTATAGGCGGTTTTGTATCGCTGTGGGTTACTGGGACAACATTTGGAATTTCGGCGGGTATCGGATTTATTATTCTCTTTGGCGTAGCCACGATTGACGGCATTGTTTTAATAGGGATAATGAAAGAAAATCTGTTGAATAAAATGAGCTTGAAACCCGCTATTTATGAAGCTGTAAAAAGCCGGATCAGACCCATCCTAATGATTGCGTTAATGGGGGCAATGGGACTGTTGCCGGCTGCACTTTCAAACGGAATGGGATCTGAAATCCAAAAACCCTTGGCTATTATGATTGTCGGCGGATTGATTATTTGTATGATTCTATCGTTTTCCGTACTGCCAATCGTTTTTTACTTCTCTTATAAAAAGGAGAGCCGCGATTAG
- a CDS encoding efflux RND transporter periplasmic adaptor subunit: MKSNFLTPLTLLSICLLWSCQPAKTDEQPIPAAKGFCLSADFKNQIKIDSIQKRTVFEQIALNGVIQYDQDELAALKSPIPGIVQSVSVKMGDYVEKGQILVSLKGTSVNDLGKELRELENSKRLTESKLLSLRSLLKDGMASQRELEEMESELKAVQIGIRHVKANMSLLNGSSENGVFYIRAPKAGYIVDKKVSPGMTVGDDADLLSVSKLNEVWVSVNIYANNLPFVKNGAPVKITTLAYKGETFDGYIDQVANFFDPEERVVKARVKLLNKDLRLKPGMSVDVLVEKAVSGQEERMLAIPKDAIILHNNQNFVVRYKNDCDLSVKAVDIVAENETYAFVKSGVAEGDQVLTENELIVFDELINR, encoded by the coding sequence ATGAAAAGTAATTTTTTAACGCCATTGACACTGCTATCTATTTGTTTATTGTGGAGCTGTCAGCCGGCGAAAACTGATGAGCAGCCTATTCCTGCTGCTAAAGGCTTTTGTCTTAGCGCCGACTTTAAAAATCAAATTAAAATTGATTCGATACAGAAGCGGACTGTCTTTGAACAGATCGCTTTAAATGGGGTCATTCAATACGATCAGGATGAACTTGCTGCGTTAAAGAGCCCTATACCCGGTATCGTGCAGTCTGTTTCGGTCAAGATGGGTGATTATGTAGAAAAAGGACAGATTCTGGTATCGCTTAAAGGGACCTCGGTCAATGACTTAGGAAAGGAGCTGCGGGAGCTGGAAAATAGCAAGAGGCTGACGGAGAGTAAATTGCTTAGCCTGCGTAGCCTGCTGAAAGATGGTATGGCTTCCCAGCGGGAGCTGGAGGAGATGGAAAGTGAATTGAAAGCCGTGCAGATTGGAATCCGCCATGTGAAAGCGAACATGAGTTTGCTGAATGGCTCCTCGGAAAATGGTGTGTTTTACATCCGTGCACCCAAAGCTGGTTATATCGTAGATAAAAAGGTGAGTCCTGGTATGACTGTTGGCGATGACGCCGATTTGCTGTCGGTCAGTAAACTGAATGAGGTGTGGGTTTCGGTCAATATCTATGCAAATAATTTACCTTTTGTCAAAAATGGGGCTCCTGTCAAGATCACTACACTGGCTTATAAAGGTGAAACTTTTGACGGTTATATTGATCAGGTAGCCAACTTCTTTGATCCGGAAGAACGTGTGGTCAAAGCGCGCGTAAAGTTGTTGAACAAAGACCTGAGATTGAAGCCGGGCATGAGCGTGGATGTACTGGTCGAAAAGGCCGTTTCGGGACAGGAAGAGCGTATGCTGGCAATTCCGAAGGATGCCATTATCCTCCATAACAATCAGAATTTCGTTGTACGCTACAAAAATGACTGCGACTTGTCGGTTAAAGCAGTTGATATTGTCGCTGAGAATGAAACATATGCTTTTGTCAAATCTGGTGTGGCCGAGGGAGATCAGGTGCTGACCGAAAATGAGCTGATCGTATTTGATGAACTGATAAATAGATAG
- a CDS encoding TolC family protein: protein MRKLRITLFLLLGLNSKLFSQEAVENRLRKAEIEQVFLAHNLTLMAQRFHMQQAEAAVLQAKLWPNPTISISEVNLWKNPSSESFPALIGNYGRYQQVAIELEQTIEMAGKRKKRVQLQLLKKENAQLQFEELLRNLKYDLRSQCLELQILQEKEKLYNSQVDIFQTLAKSYQNQWKEGNVSEMDYLRIQSESIAFGNKLNEIQQAKITKMNEVARYLGDKGTALTISDTIGIPHFLQRKTQEWKTMALDNRSDYKIIHNELKKSDAQLKIEKAERIPDLQVSMNYDRGGNIMRDFIGLGVAMDLPLFNRNQGNIKIAKLELDKNKVEIEQFRIDIEREIDFLSERLSNLELSLKTTDMGFDGKLDLALERYVRNFQQRRLTIVEFIDFINNYMENKESILERRARYLQYKEELTYLIGKDIVS, encoded by the coding sequence GTGAGAAAACTACGTATTACATTATTTTTACTTCTTGGCCTGAATAGCAAGCTATTTTCGCAGGAGGCGGTTGAAAACCGTTTGCGAAAGGCGGAGATCGAGCAGGTATTCCTTGCTCATAACCTGACCTTAATGGCACAGCGTTTTCATATGCAGCAAGCCGAAGCTGCCGTGCTTCAGGCAAAGTTGTGGCCCAATCCAACGATTTCCATCTCCGAAGTCAATCTTTGGAAAAACCCTTCCAGCGAATCCTTTCCGGCACTGATCGGAAATTACGGTAGGTACCAGCAGGTGGCGATCGAACTGGAACAGACCATCGAAATGGCTGGCAAACGAAAAAAAAGGGTGCAATTGCAGCTTCTTAAAAAAGAAAATGCCCAGCTCCAATTTGAGGAATTGCTGCGGAACCTAAAATATGATCTCCGGAGCCAATGTCTCGAATTGCAGATCCTGCAGGAAAAGGAGAAGTTATACAATAGTCAGGTGGATATCTTTCAGACGTTGGCAAAATCATACCAAAATCAGTGGAAAGAAGGCAATGTAAGTGAGATGGACTATCTCAGGATTCAAAGCGAGTCTATCGCATTTGGTAACAAACTGAATGAAATCCAACAGGCAAAAATCACAAAAATGAATGAGGTTGCGCGCTATCTCGGAGACAAGGGGACCGCACTCACTATATCAGATACGATCGGCATACCGCATTTTCTCCAGAGAAAAACACAAGAGTGGAAAACGATGGCCCTCGACAATCGCAGCGACTATAAAATCATCCATAACGAATTGAAAAAAAGCGATGCTCAGCTGAAAATAGAAAAGGCCGAACGTATACCAGATTTGCAGGTCTCCATGAATTACGACCGTGGTGGAAATATCATGCGCGATTTTATAGGGCTTGGGGTTGCTATGGACCTTCCTCTGTTTAACCGAAACCAGGGGAATATCAAAATCGCTAAACTGGAGCTTGATAAAAATAAAGTGGAAATCGAGCAATTTCGTATCGACATTGAACGGGAGATCGACTTCCTTTCGGAGCGGCTCAGCAACCTTGAACTGAGTTTGAAGACAACGGATATGGGCTTTGATGGTAAATTGGACCTAGCGCTAGAACGCTATGTGCGCAATTTCCAACAACGGAGACTGACCATCGTTGAATTTATAGATTTTATCAATAATTATATGGAAAACAAAGAATCAATATTGGAACGCAGGGCGAGATATCTTCAGTATAAGGAGGAACTGACGTACTTGATCGGAAAGGATATTGTCTCATGA
- a CDS encoding HAMP domain-containing sensor histidine kinase: protein MNLKIRLTLFSTLVFTIIFGLATLVIYWIFYNSSERHLISSLEKNAKIAGIYYLEADEQSPLKHLESKNQYESLVKRAMVAVYNAEGKVSYGGMRFDSQINKDLLNQLKTDKTIYFKTEDSFYFGLYYPDNQGDFFVFVKESSADFDHQLNRLLITLVFVFLVALISIALLSVWLSKYAYLPIRKVIQEIQQKDLNTIQEPLTTIKTKDELQDLIESYNALLRRISENMIIRKNFVSYVSHEFRTPLAGILGSMEVFGTKVRSEAEYHELAETITEHVNFLNQLIGNFLLLTEDQALKRSLETFRIDEIVWDLVPKFSRSFAVPLKIDIQVEEPQYFNFRGNKMLVSLSISNLIENALKYANGQEVLVRMTGVNGRLSLQIIDRGIGIPQAELESVKQTFYRGSNVGKVKGSGIGLSFAQIVFKDQGVDFDIRSNDLGTTVSLLFPQF from the coding sequence ATGAATTTAAAAATTCGGCTTACACTCTTTTCTACGCTGGTATTCACCATTATTTTTGGGCTTGCAACGCTAGTCATCTACTGGATATTTTATAATTCCTCGGAACGACATCTGATCAGTTCCCTCGAAAAAAATGCGAAAATAGCCGGCATTTATTACCTCGAGGCAGATGAGCAGAGTCCTCTAAAGCACCTAGAGTCCAAAAATCAATATGAAAGTTTGGTCAAGCGTGCGATGGTAGCTGTGTATAATGCCGAAGGAAAAGTAAGTTATGGCGGTATGCGTTTTGATAGTCAAATTAATAAGGATTTACTGAACCAGCTGAAAACAGACAAAACGATTTATTTTAAAACAGAAGATAGCTTTTATTTTGGTTTGTATTATCCAGATAATCAGGGCGATTTCTTTGTGTTTGTCAAAGAATCTAGTGCTGACTTTGATCATCAGTTGAATCGTTTGCTCATTACACTTGTCTTTGTTTTTCTCGTTGCATTGATCAGTATTGCCTTGCTGTCGGTTTGGTTGAGTAAATATGCTTATCTACCCATTCGTAAAGTGATCCAAGAAATTCAGCAGAAGGATTTAAACACGATTCAGGAGCCTCTAACGACTATAAAAACGAAGGACGAACTACAAGATCTTATTGAAAGTTATAATGCGCTCCTACGTCGGATCAGTGAAAACATGATTATTAGAAAGAACTTTGTCAGTTATGTTTCACACGAGTTTCGAACACCTTTGGCGGGAATTTTGGGCTCAATGGAGGTCTTCGGTACAAAGGTCAGAAGTGAAGCAGAATATCATGAATTGGCCGAAACCATTACTGAGCATGTGAATTTTCTGAATCAGCTTATTGGTAATTTTCTATTGCTGACCGAAGATCAGGCCCTGAAACGTTCACTGGAAACCTTTCGCATAGACGAGATCGTATGGGATCTTGTTCCTAAGTTTTCGAGATCATTTGCCGTGCCATTGAAAATCGATATACAGGTAGAAGAACCACAATACTTTAATTTTCGCGGCAATAAGATGCTCGTCAGCCTGTCTATTTCCAATTTAATCGAAAATGCACTTAAATATGCAAATGGGCAGGAAGTTCTTGTCCGAATGACAGGTGTAAATGGCAGACTGTCTTTGCAAATCATAGACCGTGGTATTGGTATCCCACAAGCCGAACTGGAGTCTGTGAAACAGACTTTTTATCGAGGATCAAATGTTGGTAAAGTTAAGGGCAGCGGCATAGGTCTCTCTTTTGCGCAGATTGTATTTAAGGATCAAGGGGTAGACTTTGATATTCGTTCAAATGATCTAGGTACAACGGTATCCCTATTATTCCCTCAATTCTAA
- a CDS encoding response regulator transcription factor, with protein MQILLVEDDRRISSFVVKGLEEMGHQVILVESAEAAREWINADSLDIIVLDIMLPGIDGIQFTKMVRYRKNHIPILILSALGEIEDKVEALESGADDYLVKPFSFKELVSRIKALVRRDNYKNVPKDSSVEIRDLKVDLERYEVHKNGKNVDLSPKEFKLFKYLIENRNKTLSRTAILQAVWGIDFDNSTNVVDVYVSYLRGKVDEGSNTSIIKTVKGVGYMLTTD; from the coding sequence ATGCAGATACTTTTAGTAGAGGACGATCGCCGGATTAGCAGCTTTGTGGTGAAAGGTCTGGAAGAAATGGGGCACCAAGTCATTTTAGTTGAATCTGCGGAAGCTGCACGTGAATGGATCAATGCAGATTCTTTGGATATTATTGTACTTGATATCATGCTGCCCGGAATAGATGGTATCCAGTTTACGAAGATGGTCAGGTATCGAAAAAATCATATTCCGATATTGATTTTGAGCGCCTTAGGGGAGATTGAAGATAAGGTCGAGGCCTTGGAAAGTGGTGCCGATGACTATCTCGTCAAGCCGTTTTCCTTTAAGGAATTGGTGAGCCGTATCAAAGCCCTGGTACGTCGGGACAATTATAAAAACGTGCCAAAGGATAGCAGCGTAGAAATTCGTGATTTAAAAGTGGATCTTGAACGTTATGAAGTTCATAAGAATGGTAAAAATGTCGATCTCTCCCCCAAAGAATTTAAACTATTTAAGTATCTGATCGAAAATCGGAATAAAACGCTTTCACGGACTGCAATCTTGCAGGCCGTTTGGGGAATCGATTTTGATAACAGCACCAATGTCGTCGATGTGTACGTTTCTTATCTAAGAGGTAAGGTTGATGAGGGGAGCAATACCTCCATTATCAAAACGGTGAAAGGAGTCGGTTATATGCTTACAACGGACTGA
- a CDS encoding NAD(P)H-dependent oxidoreductase, with translation MKTLIVVIHPNFATSLVNKSWVEALQNQSDRYDIHHLHQVYADGKIDVVAEQQMMEKYDKIVFQFPFYWFNCPPFFKQWLDEVLTYGWAYGKKSGYKLEGKKIALAISAGIDEQEYGVTGKYKYSMEQLTSPFEITFDYVKANYQKPFVFYGIEKESSKEWIAQSVSQYLSFLEQL, from the coding sequence ATGAAAACATTAATAGTCGTTATTCACCCTAATTTTGCCACCTCCCTCGTGAATAAAAGTTGGGTTGAGGCATTGCAAAACCAATCCGATCGTTATGATATCCATCACTTGCACCAAGTCTATGCGGATGGTAAAATTGATGTCGTGGCAGAACAGCAGATGATGGAGAAATATGATAAAATTGTATTTCAATTCCCCTTTTATTGGTTTAACTGCCCGCCTTTTTTTAAGCAGTGGTTGGATGAGGTGCTTACCTACGGATGGGCTTACGGTAAAAAAAGTGGGTATAAACTGGAAGGAAAGAAAATCGCATTAGCGATTTCGGCTGGGATAGACGAGCAGGAGTATGGGGTTACGGGTAAGTATAAATATAGTATGGAGCAATTAACAAGTCCTTTTGAAATTACTTTTGACTATGTTAAAGCGAATTATCAAAAGCCTTTCGTCTTTTACGGAATAGAAAAAGAGTCATCCAAAGAATGGATAGCGCAAAGTGTTTCGCAGTATCTCAGTTTTTTGGAGCAGTTATAG
- a CDS encoding winged helix-turn-helix transcriptional regulator — protein MTKIKTSSTNFSNKKQLERNCPEVFAANVLGGQWALAICCYLINGALRYSDIKRCLPGITERMLTLQLRKLEEDHIIKRTVYAEVPARVLYELTALGYELKPIIQELGKWGEKLQQVQKS, from the coding sequence ATGACTAAAATCAAGACGAGTTCCACTAACTTTTCAAATAAAAAGCAACTTGAGCGTAATTGCCCCGAAGTCTTTGCCGCTAATGTGCTTGGTGGTCAATGGGCACTAGCCATTTGTTGTTATCTCATCAATGGCGCGCTACGTTATTCTGACATCAAAAGATGTTTACCTGGTATCACTGAACGGATGCTCACCCTACAATTGCGAAAGCTGGAAGAGGATCACATTATAAAACGTACTGTATATGCAGAGGTACCGGCACGCGTACTCTATGAGCTGACTGCGCTGGGTTATGAACTCAAACCAATTATTCAAGAACTTGGGAAATGGGGAGAAAAGTTACAACAAGTTCAAAAATCATAA
- a CDS encoding DinB family protein: MENLEVWMRGPIEGVPALLQPVAHTLLQVEEDVLKYTAQLSSAQLWTKPGGNASIGFHLQHIRGVIDRMFTYAENKSLSDEQFDDLHREGIENSDVSVTALVENLHRQIQQSVQKLALIDPETLTEVRFLGRKRIPTTLIGLLFHAAEHAQRHVGQLLVTARCIN, encoded by the coding sequence ATGGAAAATTTAGAAGTATGGATGCGTGGACCTATTGAAGGGGTTCCTGCTCTTCTCCAACCTGTTGCTCATACACTCTTGCAGGTTGAAGAAGATGTTTTAAAGTATACTGCACAACTATCTTCAGCCCAACTTTGGACAAAACCGGGAGGTAATGCCAGTATAGGTTTTCACCTGCAACATATTCGTGGGGTAATCGATCGCATGTTTACTTATGCCGAAAACAAATCCTTGTCGGATGAGCAATTTGACGACCTCCATAGGGAAGGTATAGAAAATAGCGATGTGAGCGTAACAGCGCTTGTAGAAAACTTACACCGACAGATTCAGCAATCTGTGCAAAAACTAGCGTTAATTGATCCGGAAACCTTGACGGAAGTGCGTTTTTTGGGTAGAAAACGAATTCCTACGACCTTGATTGGTTTGTTGTTCCACGCTGCCGAGCATGCACAGCGCCATGTTGGCCAATTACTGGTAACGGCACGATGTATCAATTAA